One stretch of Stanieria cyanosphaera PCC 7437 DNA includes these proteins:
- a CDS encoding DEAD/DEAH box helicase family protein has product MRSPTMIKPIKTVITTILEAIFTILSSGLFHTPDDTAYIDVYRYQLRQTYPVNSAKFKQWLKAYARDKYNKFLTPKEVNLLIEQLETEALFKPKAEIYHNRVIQYKGTIYINVGDDKGNAIAINKQNWYIINNPPVRFKTSQFIEPLPFPVRGGKIEDLLEFTNLNPEQLILVAGWLLGTLSPNPPYPLLIITGEQGSGKSSLAKMLKQLIDPGKGVLRSQPKDERSLMVAAMNAWVLCFDNLSKLSQSLSDGLCRLSTGNSYVDRKLYSDREQTVIEAARPVIITSIADTITNGDLLDRSICIHLDPIHPQQRRSETEINLRFEQLKPRILGLFCTAVSQALANRERVNLEESPRMADFAEWVTAAEPALGFESGTFLQAYQTNREQSQRLTVEDSIETLAIQSLLERESCWQGTATELLKFIEGYAEEHEYSTHDLPKAANKLSQKLRKINPGLRAVGVEVNFERQGKSGIRVIKIEKIAP; this is encoded by the coding sequence ATGCGATCGCCTACTATGATTAAACCGATTAAAACGGTAATAACGACAATTTTAGAGGCAATTTTTACAATACTCAGTTCGGGTTTATTCCATACCCCCGATGATACGGCATACATCGATGTCTATAGATATCAACTTCGTCAGACATATCCAGTCAATAGCGCGAAATTCAAACAATGGCTGAAAGCCTATGCCAGAGACAAATACAACAAATTCTTAACTCCAAAAGAAGTTAATTTACTGATAGAACAATTAGAAACAGAAGCTTTATTCAAACCGAAAGCCGAAATTTACCATAATCGCGTCATTCAATACAAAGGAACTATCTATATTAACGTAGGGGATGACAAGGGAAACGCGATCGCCATAAATAAGCAAAACTGGTATATTATCAACAATCCTCCCGTTCGATTTAAAACTTCCCAATTTATCGAACCCCTACCCTTTCCAGTCAGGGGAGGCAAAATTGAAGACTTGTTAGAGTTTACCAATCTCAATCCCGAACAACTGATTTTAGTAGCAGGTTGGTTATTAGGTACGCTTAGTCCCAATCCTCCTTATCCTCTGTTAATTATTACTGGCGAACAAGGTTCTGGTAAATCTAGTTTGGCAAAAATGCTCAAACAACTAATCGATCCTGGCAAAGGAGTCTTGCGATCGCAACCCAAAGACGAACGCAGTCTGATGGTTGCAGCAATGAATGCTTGGGTATTATGCTTCGATAATTTATCAAAACTCTCTCAATCTCTTTCTGACGGTTTGTGCCGACTCAGTACGGGTAATAGTTATGTAGACCGAAAGCTTTACAGTGATAGAGAACAAACGGTAATCGAAGCAGCACGACCTGTAATTATTACTAGTATTGCAGATACAATAACTAATGGAGACTTACTAGACCGTTCGATTTGCATTCATCTCGACCCGATTCACCCACAGCAAAGACGTTCGGAAACAGAAATTAACCTTCGCTTTGAACAGTTAAAACCAAGAATTTTAGGATTATTTTGCACTGCCGTCAGTCAGGCTTTAGCCAATCGAGAAAGAGTTAATTTAGAAGAATCTCCCCGTATGGCAGATTTTGCCGAGTGGGTAACGGCAGCCGAACCAGCTTTGGGTTTTGAATCAGGTACTTTTCTCCAAGCCTATCAAACCAACCGCGAACAATCTCAACGACTGACGGTTGAAGATTCTATTGAAACACTAGCAATTCAATCTTTATTAGAAAGAGAGTCTTGCTGGCAGGGAACGGCAACCGAGTTATTGAAGTTTATTGAGGGGTATGCAGAAGAACATGAATATTCAACCCATGACTTACCCAAGGCTGCCAATAAACTTAGCCAAAAGCTACGAAAAATCAACCCAGGATTGCGTGCTGTAGGCGTAGAAGTCAATTTCGAGCGTCAGGGAAAGTCTGGTATTCGTGTAATTAAGATTGAAAAGATCGCTCCTTAA
- a CDS encoding ABC transporter substrate-binding protein — protein sequence MTFSSLLSRILDLFNDRSVIKAKLICQFDKNSELEKSISYGEKNLNIDLSESDKNVTFTEHKETGNQLFLSGEYNKAFNEFKKALIVKRNAPETSIYYYNSLINNDIIKNQNSFTVAVIVPGKYKQIDSKSMLQGFAQAQQELYEAGGINGKYLKIAIFIDNDKREKAQQIACYIAEDSNILAVTGHWTSDVSLAAVPIYNANKILYISPISTTIKLSGYGDYIYRTNITNKSGSANLANYMKTKLQKTKVAIFYVKGVSYSEEIRSEFKKALGVNIFNKTYKIAEFDYQHLFEDVESKADEVAQEFIAKAKNKGAEVILLATDNARAEVARQIIQANAANNNEKLEIIGDLANLYQSSTLDLKKDAEGLVLAVSWHNNIDRCEKSDCDSNGANQNCSDFPNKAVCLWGGDVNFKAAMCYDAMKVIIEAIKKIEAENKEIDRQQIAKELKNNFLKNNFSAKGALGEITFSSNGDRKLKPYLVKVEYKGNEAQHESGYDFVPIESSSSVN from the coding sequence TTGACTTTCTCTTCGTTGCTTTCGCGTATTCTAGATTTGTTCAACGATCGCTCTGTCATAAAGGCCAAATTAATATGTCAATTTGATAAAAATTCTGAACTTGAAAAATCAATAAGCTATGGAGAAAAAAATTTAAATATCGATTTATCTGAATCGGATAAAAATGTAACTTTTACAGAGCATAAAGAAACAGGAAACCAATTATTTTTGTCAGGAGAGTATAATAAAGCATTTAACGAATTTAAAAAAGCTTTAATTGTTAAAAGAAATGCTCCAGAAACCTCTATTTATTACTACAATAGTCTTATTAACAATGATATTATTAAAAATCAAAATTCATTTACTGTTGCAGTTATCGTTCCTGGAAAGTATAAACAAATAGATTCAAAGTCAATGCTACAAGGTTTTGCTCAAGCACAACAAGAACTTTATGAAGCAGGTGGCATTAACGGCAAATACTTAAAGATAGCTATTTTTATAGATAATGATAAAAGAGAAAAAGCACAACAAATTGCTTGTTACATTGCTGAAGATTCAAATATTTTAGCAGTTACTGGACACTGGACATCTGATGTAAGTTTAGCAGCAGTACCAATATATAACGCTAATAAGATTCTATACATTTCCCCAATTAGTACCACAATAAAACTTTCAGGATATGGCGATTATATTTATAGAACAAACATTACAAATAAATCAGGAAGTGCTAATTTGGCGAACTATATGAAAACCAAGCTTCAAAAAACCAAAGTAGCTATTTTTTATGTTAAAGGTGTTAGTTATAGTGAAGAAATTAGGAGTGAATTTAAAAAAGCTTTAGGAGTAAATATTTTTAATAAGACATATAAAATAGCAGAGTTTGATTATCAACATCTTTTTGAAGATGTTGAATCTAAGGCAGACGAGGTAGCACAAGAATTTATTGCCAAAGCTAAAAATAAAGGAGCAGAAGTTATTTTGCTTGCAACTGATAACGCTCGCGCTGAGGTAGCTAGACAAATTATCCAAGCAAATGCTGCAAATAATAATGAAAAATTAGAAATAATAGGAGATTTAGCTAACTTATATCAGAGCAGTACTTTAGATCTTAAAAAAGATGCAGAAGGTTTAGTATTAGCAGTTTCTTGGCATAACAATATCGACCGTTGTGAAAAAAGCGATTGCGATTCAAACGGAGCAAACCAAAATTGTTCAGATTTTCCTAACAAAGCAGTATGTCTTTGGGGCGGAGATGTAAACTTTAAAGCAGCAATGTGTTATGACGCGATGAAGGTAATTATTGAAGCTATTAAAAAAATTGAAGCTGAAAATAAAGAAATTGACCGTCAGCAAATTGCTAAAGAATTGAAAAACAATTTCTTGAAAAACAATTTCTCTGCTAAAGGAGCTTTAGGAGAAATAACATTTTCATCGAATGGCGATCGTAAATTGAAGCCTTATTTAGTTAAAGTAGAATATAAGGGAAATGAAGCTCAACACGAAAGTGGTTATGATTTTGTTCCAATTGAATCGTCAAGCTCAGTAAACTAA
- a CDS encoding DUF1822 family protein has translation MFHYQYSLAKNNQTNLIIYFDNKDIEQIPFKRNEYSSNSTYRNAKINFICQEGFMTWLREEIEANENLEVWDKNNFYINWEFLNGTKIKLGNKSLVLVPQLGSNEECEIDAEWIDIPEWTADYYIPIYVDLDNMFLLVQGYTTHKCLKNSKITKYDEILRKYYINTKKMFLNIDNMLIVREYNAENKTKVNSLQPLSESKEKQMITKLGHPTVLSPRYAVKDFSEWCALIDSTDKRKELYEERCFTLRININKWYEGIFEEFWQSLSDIVYPSLRMVTSGSYKLQSNPSVTINNEISKARLVKLGKNSVALEVSTKIDRQNSLDLICKIYSSINSNSIDLPIGLKIIIMDRYKNILKEEIVTNSTGCIQFDLMKIKKDECYVLEINLNKITEKIEFYF, from the coding sequence ATGTTTCATTATCAATATAGTTTAGCGAAAAACAACCAGACAAACTTAATAATTTATTTCGATAATAAAGATATAGAACAAATACCCTTTAAAAGAAATGAATATTCTAGTAATTCGACATACCGTAATGCAAAAATTAATTTTATTTGCCAAGAAGGTTTTATGACATGGTTAAGAGAAGAAATAGAAGCAAATGAGAATTTAGAAGTTTGGGATAAAAATAATTTTTATATTAATTGGGAGTTTTTAAATGGAACAAAAATAAAACTAGGAAACAAAAGTTTAGTTTTAGTTCCTCAATTAGGCTCAAATGAAGAATGTGAAATAGATGCAGAATGGATAGATATTCCCGAATGGACAGCGGATTATTATATTCCGATATATGTAGATTTGGATAATATGTTTTTGCTAGTTCAAGGATATACTACTCACAAATGTCTTAAAAACTCAAAAATAACTAAATACGATGAAATACTTCGTAAATATTATATAAATACCAAAAAAATGTTTTTGAACATAGATAATATGTTAATTGTTAGAGAATACAATGCAGAAAACAAAACAAAGGTTAATTCTCTTCAGCCTTTGAGTGAAAGCAAAGAAAAACAAATGATTACAAAGTTGGGACATCCTACAGTTTTGTCTCCTAGATATGCAGTAAAGGATTTTTCAGAATGGTGTGCATTGATAGATAGTACTGATAAACGAAAAGAATTATATGAAGAAAGATGTTTTACCCTGAGAATAAATATTAATAAATGGTACGAAGGAATTTTTGAAGAGTTTTGGCAATCCCTCAGTGATATTGTTTATCCTTCTTTACGAATGGTAACATCTGGGTCATATAAACTACAGAGTAACCCATCAGTAACTATAAATAATGAAATATCAAAAGCTCGTCTTGTGAAGCTTGGTAAAAATTCAGTGGCGTTAGAGGTAAGCACTAAAATTGATCGACAAAATAGCTTAGATTTGATATGTAAAATATACTCTTCAATTAATTCTAACTCAATAGATTTACCTATTGGACTGAAAATAATAATAATGGATCGATATAAAAACATTTTAAAAGAAGAAATAGTTACTAATTCAACTGGTTGTATCCAGTTTGATTTAATGAAAATAAAAAAAGACGAATGTTATGTATTAGAAATAAATTTGAATAAAATAACTGAAAAAATAGAATTTTATTTTTAA
- a CDS encoding AzlD domain-containing protein, with amino-acid sequence MNDKTILCLIVGMLLATWFSRLLPVAIVSRIKLSPFFESWLKGVPYAALGVLIFPGVISADPESSWTGIIGGMVALLFSLSRLPTFYAVVASVCAASIFKLMGSF; translated from the coding sequence ATGAACGATAAAACTATTTTATGTCTGATTGTCGGAATGTTGCTGGCAACTTGGTTTTCTCGACTACTGCCTGTAGCTATCGTGTCTAGAATAAAGTTATCGCCATTTTTTGAATCATGGTTAAAAGGAGTTCCTTATGCAGCTTTAGGTGTTTTAATCTTTCCGGGAGTAATATCTGCCGATCCAGAAAGTTCTTGGACGGGAATTATCGGAGGAATGGTTGCATTACTTTTTTCTCTTTCTAGGCTTCCTACATTCTATGCTGTTGTTGCCTCAGTCTGTGCTGCTTCGATCTTTAAGCTGATGGGAAGTTTTTGA
- a CDS encoding AzlC family ABC transporter permease: MKQSNKHFSNLALIQFSKGFQAAIPIIIGYIPTAISFGIVSTENNLSEISAVLMSAAVHAAASQFMAVAMLSKGVPILEIVIATLFINLRHIVMNLSLLPKLHNLSGSEKALISLGITDETFAVASLTKDSDIRSVSGMAGLVISAFLAWVIGTVLGVWLAEFIPQTVSGGVSVALYAMFIALLVPALKQKPQCLLVVGVAIVTKVLLQNSFSLGWSLVIATILGSFVFPFVERKGIVYER; the protein is encoded by the coding sequence ATGAAACAGTCAAACAAACATTTTTCTAACTTAGCATTAATTCAATTTAGTAAGGGGTTTCAAGCAGCAATTCCGATTATCATTGGCTATATTCCTACTGCTATATCTTTTGGTATTGTAAGTACTGAAAATAATTTATCAGAAATTTCAGCAGTTTTGATGTCAGCAGCAGTTCATGCAGCAGCAAGTCAGTTTATGGCGGTTGCGATGCTCTCAAAAGGTGTACCAATTTTAGAAATTGTAATTGCTACTTTATTTATCAACTTGCGCCATATTGTAATGAATCTTTCGTTGCTACCAAAACTTCACAATCTGTCTGGTAGTGAGAAAGCTTTGATTTCTTTGGGTATAACCGATGAAACTTTTGCCGTAGCCTCTCTGACAAAAGACAGCGATATTCGTAGTGTTTCGGGGATGGCTGGCTTGGTTATATCTGCATTTTTAGCGTGGGTTATCGGTACGGTTTTGGGAGTTTGGTTGGCAGAATTTATTCCTCAAACAGTTAGCGGAGGAGTGAGTGTCGCTCTCTATGCAATGTTTATTGCTTTGCTAGTTCCAGCTTTGAAACAAAAACCTCAATGTCTTTTGGTTGTAGGAGTGGCAATAGTAACTAAAGTTTTACTACAGAACTCGTTTTCTTTGGGATGGTCGCTAGTAATCGCAACGATTTTAGGTTCGTTTGTATTTCCGTTTGTTGAGAGGAAGGGTATTGTCTATGAACGATAA
- a CDS encoding type II toxin-antitoxin system VapC family toxin has product MDTIFVDTFYWVALINPQDDWHKKVLKFSQSLGDVHLVTTEEVLGEVLAFYSKSGLKMKQRAIKLIESILNNERVTVVEQSHQSFLLGFALYQQRLDKGYSLTDCISMNTMKNLGINSVLSHDKHFTQEGLVILFDDTTTK; this is encoded by the coding sequence ATGGATACTATTTTTGTAGATACTTTTTATTGGGTTGCATTAATTAATCCTCAAGATGATTGGCATAAAAAAGTTCTGAAGTTTAGTCAATCGTTAGGAGATGTTCATTTGGTAACTACAGAAGAAGTATTAGGAGAAGTTTTGGCTTTTTACTCCAAATCTGGTCTAAAAATGAAACAACGAGCGATCAAATTAATTGAAAGTATTTTAAATAACGAGCGCGTCACAGTTGTCGAACAAAGTCATCAATCTTTTTTATTGGGTTTTGCTCTTTATCAACAGCGTTTGGATAAGGGATATAGTTTAACAGACTGTATTTCTATGAATACGATGAAAAATTTAGGAATAAATTCTGTTTTAAGTCACGACAAACATTTTACTCAAGAAGGATTAGTGATTTTATTTGACGACACTACAACTAAATAG
- a CDS encoding AAA family ATPase: MHLKYWLKQANLNKVTTAIEINSIDLDILFQYFDKFAKELNISLYYCNLGYKKLQKVELIEQKIANLTPDLEINRTSKSNFILKFLLQSDSIPSGIYLLDDLCNFGELEPEIIREREALITNINRKYATSDRFIYIVLLGEYLQFGSRLTPCIPTFKMPLPDRAEVEILAKTYLGEKTLDRHKLITALQGLPHGEIELLLQTYSQDDADSLVEKILARKINRWRGLGLEFFASPDVQSAGGNDLLQKYLYEVVVKLNESGAKQYNLRPPKGMLLMGPPGTGKSLIAKLAAKALGYPLLGLSWGNVLGANNPDRALARILEVADCLDNCVILADDFDKGFTGWTEGGTSRRLSQRLLTWMQEHTSNALMIATVNRIQLLPSEIKRRFDDGGIWFVDLPHRGAIRDIFLIHLAKYFPSQFADGLDPWSERDWYRLLKGYQGSTPVEIANAVVRCAQEFYCSLSDEERREAAISPRVTIESLLAQLSQFKKASIRDAEDLQAIRNKAYYARPASSEDKSEYAVVRQELFEYQGHHLEV, encoded by the coding sequence ATGCATTTAAAATATTGGCTGAAGCAAGCCAACTTAAATAAAGTAACTACAGCTATAGAAATCAATTCAATCGATCTCGATATTTTATTTCAATATTTTGATAAATTTGCTAAAGAGTTAAATATTTCCCTTTATTATTGTAATTTGGGATATAAAAAGTTACAAAAAGTAGAATTGATAGAGCAAAAAATAGCTAACTTAACTCCCGATTTAGAAATAAATAGAACGTCAAAGTCAAATTTTATTCTTAAATTTCTCTTACAATCTGACAGTATACCTTCTGGAATATATTTGCTGGACGATCTATGTAATTTTGGAGAATTGGAGCCAGAGATAATCAGGGAAAGAGAAGCCTTAATTACTAATATTAATCGTAAATATGCAACTAGCGATCGCTTTATTTATATTGTCTTGTTGGGCGAATATCTTCAATTTGGCAGTAGACTCACTCCCTGTATACCAACATTTAAAATGCCCTTACCAGACCGCGCTGAAGTAGAAATTCTCGCAAAAACTTATTTAGGTGAAAAAACGTTAGATCGGCATAAGTTGATAACGGCTTTACAGGGTTTACCTCATGGTGAAATTGAGCTTTTATTGCAAACTTACTCTCAAGATGATGCAGATAGTTTAGTAGAAAAGATTTTAGCTCGTAAGATAAATCGCTGGCGGGGATTGGGATTGGAGTTTTTTGCTTCACCCGATGTTCAAAGTGCGGGGGGTAACGATCTATTACAAAAATACCTTTATGAGGTAGTAGTCAAGTTGAATGAATCTGGAGCAAAACAATATAACCTCAGACCGCCTAAAGGAATGTTGTTAATGGGTCCTCCTGGGACGGGAAAAAGTCTAATAGCCAAACTTGCTGCTAAAGCATTGGGTTATCCTCTGTTGGGATTATCTTGGGGTAATGTGTTGGGTGCGAATAACCCAGATCGGGCATTGGCACGGATTTTAGAAGTAGCCGACTGTTTGGATAACTGCGTTATTTTAGCCGATGATTTTGATAAAGGTTTTACTGGTTGGACGGAAGGAGGGACGAGTCGTAGGTTATCTCAACGATTGTTGACCTGGATGCAGGAACATACGAGTAATGCTTTAATGATTGCTACAGTCAACCGCATCCAATTACTGCCATCCGAGATTAAGCGCAGGTTTGATGATGGGGGAATTTGGTTTGTCGATTTGCCCCACAGGGGAGCGATTAGGGATATTTTCCTGATTCATCTGGCTAAATATTTTCCCTCTCAGTTTGCGGATGGATTAGACCCTTGGTCGGAGCGAGATTGGTATCGTCTGCTGAAGGGATATCAGGGTTCGACACCTGTGGAGATAGCTAATGCTGTAGTTCGCTGCGCTCAAGAGTTTTATTGCAGCTTGAGCGATGAAGAGAGGCGAGAAGCTGCTATTAGTCCTAGGGTAACTATCGAGAGTTTGCTGGCTCAACTTTCCCAGTTTAAGAAAGCTTCAATTCGGGATGCCGAAGATTTACAGGCAATTCGCAATAAAGCCTATTATGCTCGTCCTGCTAGTTCGGAAGATAAGAGCGAGTATGCAGTAGTGAGGCAGGAATTGTTTGAATATCAAGGGCATCATCTTGAAGTTTAA
- a CDS encoding SprT-like domain-containing protein has product MSTSTIKLRNVLKQQQAIGQKISQITTISDSDKVQTLHQRIIQCTVEIEAICAKNQLTPAALSKPSRKAYAWMKFLSHEDNLTLHLNAICRTRAIAREIIKTKKTEIETVIVELTNFSGLYKYKITDKLATIQLSEGFIRAGDDVFQAVMTIVLLGKESSQQQIIRNFGSTEEYSDLIFELDSIAEVAAEIPQGSHYNLEELFENINREYFAGKMSKPRLTWNQTLTRRKFGHYERTRNRVVISKTLDSNRIPQFVVEFVLYHELLHKEIGVKYVNGRCLAHTAEFRRQERQFKFYLEASQYLGKIARQKS; this is encoded by the coding sequence ATGTCAACTTCTACAATAAAACTTAGAAACGTACTCAAACAACAACAAGCTATCGGTCAAAAAATCAGTCAAATCACTACTATTTCTGATTCAGATAAAGTCCAAACTCTCCATCAGAGAATTATTCAATGTACGGTAGAAATTGAAGCAATTTGTGCCAAAAATCAATTAACCCCTGCTGCTTTAAGCAAGCCTTCTCGCAAAGCTTACGCCTGGATGAAATTTTTGAGTCACGAGGACAATCTTACCCTACATCTAAATGCTATTTGTCGCACACGAGCCATAGCTCGGGAAATTATTAAAACCAAAAAAACAGAAATTGAAACCGTTATCGTCGAATTAACTAACTTTTCGGGATTGTATAAATACAAAATTACTGACAAACTAGCTACCATTCAACTCAGCGAGGGTTTTATTAGGGCTGGTGACGATGTTTTTCAGGCAGTAATGACTATTGTTCTACTAGGTAAAGAGAGTTCGCAACAACAAATCATTAGAAATTTTGGCTCAACAGAAGAATACAGCGACCTTATTTTCGAGCTAGACTCTATTGCTGAGGTGGCAGCAGAGATACCTCAAGGTAGCCACTATAACCTAGAAGAACTGTTTGAAAACATAAATCGAGAGTATTTTGCAGGTAAAATGAGCAAACCCCGTTTAACCTGGAATCAAACTTTAACCAGGCGAAAATTCGGTCATTACGAGCGAACCAGAAACAGAGTGGTAATTAGCAAAACTTTAGATAGCAATCGCATCCCCCAATTTGTCGTGGAATTTGTTTTGTACCATGAATTATTGCACAAAGAAATTGGAGTTAAATACGTCAACGGGAGATGTCTGGCTCACACAGCCGAATTTCGTCGCCAGGAACGGCAGTTTAAGTTTTATCTAGAAGCTTCTCAGTATTTGGGAAAGATAGCCCGTCAGAAGAGTTAA
- a CDS encoding RNA-guided endonuclease InsQ/TnpB family protein — protein MITWKTELDFNNKQKTLAKKHAGVRRHSWNWGLSIIKDEIENKSKWSSAIDLHKKLVAEVKSVNDWYYEVSKCSPQQALRDLVVARDRWKKKIAKFPRFKKKGIKDSFYLEGNIQISKNRIKLPIFGWVKTYEKMPVMRAKNCVISCRAGRWFIAFKIEAEKLPISNKPQQVVGVDLGIKALATLSTGFQVDSPKHYKQADKKLKRLQRKLSRQVKGSKNREKTKLRIAKQHYRVASIRQDILHKLTSYLTKNHGEVVTEDLKVSNMLKNHNLARAIANGGFYEFKRQVAYKSNWYRTVHTTIGTFYPSSKTCSSCGAIKKTLKLSERVFNCPCGFSCDRDLNASYNLANLAVSSTVTVCGQSRLQKLRFQ, from the coding sequence GTGATTACTTGGAAGACAGAATTAGACTTTAATAATAAGCAGAAGACTTTAGCCAAGAAACACGCTGGTGTGCGCCGTCATAGCTGGAATTGGGGACTTTCTATTATAAAAGACGAGATTGAAAATAAGTCTAAATGGTCTTCAGCTATTGACCTACATAAGAAATTAGTAGCCGAAGTTAAAAGTGTTAATGATTGGTACTATGAGGTCTCTAAATGCTCTCCTCAACAAGCTTTAAGAGATTTAGTTGTCGCTAGAGATAGATGGAAGAAAAAGATAGCTAAATTCCCACGCTTTAAAAAGAAAGGAATTAAAGACTCTTTTTACTTAGAAGGTAATATCCAGATTAGTAAGAATCGGATTAAATTACCTATCTTTGGTTGGGTCAAAACCTATGAAAAGATGCCTGTTATGCGAGCTAAGAACTGTGTAATTAGTTGTAGAGCAGGTCGTTGGTTTATTGCTTTTAAGATAGAGGCTGAAAAATTACCTATCTCTAACAAACCGCAGCAAGTAGTAGGTGTAGACCTCGGTATTAAAGCACTGGCAACTTTATCAACAGGATTTCAAGTAGACTCCCCAAAACATTATAAACAGGCAGATAAGAAACTTAAACGCTTACAGAGAAAGCTTTCAAGACAAGTCAAAGGAAGTAAGAATCGTGAGAAAACTAAACTCAGAATAGCTAAACAACATTATCGTGTTGCTAGCATTCGTCAAGACATCTTACATAAGTTAACTAGCTACTTAACTAAGAACCACGGTGAAGTAGTTACAGAAGACCTAAAAGTGTCTAATATGCTGAAGAACCACAACCTAGCTAGAGCAATAGCTAACGGTGGATTCTATGAATTCAAGCGACAGGTCGCTTACAAATCGAATTGGTATCGCACAGTTCATACTACTATTGGAACTTTTTATCCCAGTAGTAAAACTTGCTCTAGTTGCGGAGCTATTAAAAAGACTCTCAAGTTATCTGAGAGAGTCTTTAACTGTCCTTGTGGATTTAGTTGTGACAGAGATTTAAACGCTAGTTATAACCTAGCGAACTTGGCGGTAAGCTCTACCGTTACAGTCTGTGGACAGAGTAGGTTACAGAAACTTAGGTTTCAGTGA
- a CDS encoding IS607 family transposase, with amino-acid sequence MSNLLTVTEAAQLLGVSTKTIRRWENEGKIKAIRTEGGHRRFEVSSLLGNKHDASLTVAYARVSSSDQKEDLKRQVLVLEAYCAKHGWSYEVIQDLGSGLNYRKKGLIKLIKLLCSYQIERLVITHKDRLLRFGSELIFTLCEIFGTEVIIINRSEDSTYEEDLAADVIEIITVFSARLYGSRSHKNKQIVNQLKQVADELK; translated from the coding sequence ATGTCCAACTTATTAACTGTTACTGAAGCTGCTCAATTACTTGGTGTCTCTACCAAGACAATAAGACGTTGGGAAAATGAAGGAAAAATCAAAGCAATTAGAACCGAAGGTGGTCATAGACGCTTTGAAGTATCTTCATTGCTCGGTAATAAACATGATGCTTCTTTAACAGTCGCTTACGCTAGAGTCTCTAGCTCAGACCAAAAGGAAGACTTAAAACGACAAGTGTTAGTACTAGAAGCTTATTGCGCAAAGCATGGTTGGTCTTATGAAGTCATCCAAGACTTAGGTTCAGGTCTAAACTACAGAAAGAAAGGACTAATAAAATTAATTAAACTTCTTTGCTCGTACCAAATAGAACGATTAGTTATTACACATAAAGACCGATTATTACGATTTGGCAGTGAGCTTATTTTTACTCTATGCGAGATATTCGGAACAGAAGTGATAATTATCAATCGCTCCGAGGACTCTACCTATGAAGAAGATTTAGCAGCAGATGTAATTGAAATAATAACTGTGTTCTCAGCAAGGCTTTACGGGTCGAGAAGCCATAAGAATAAACAGATAGTTAATCAATTAAAGCAAGTAGCGGACGAGTTAAAGTGA